In a single window of the Streptomyces cinnabarinus genome:
- a CDS encoding maltokinase N-terminal cap-like domain-containing protein, translating into MSESVSRTLTSSPGLLASLDPLLREWLPRQRWFAGKGRPVTGFSLVSAVELLPSDSRLGLYHLVVRAEQSPVPGDCYQLLIGVREALPPRLAPALIGHVEEGPLAGRTVYEALYDPRPAEVLLEALRTQARIGGLLFERDPDQEIRPGLVPRMVTAEQSNSSIVYGDTFILKLLRRVVPGVNPDLELPLALAREGCPRVPPPTAWIRAELAGDPYVLGVLQPFVQGASDGWELALRELAKGEDFAVEARALGRATAEVHTALARTLPTVTLGHTQLELMTAGMVERLEAATQAVPALRPYAPGLRSTFEALAALAAEGRTWTAQRVHGDLHLGQCLRSPAGQWWLIDFEGEPAKSLTERRLPQPPLRDIAGMLRSFDYAAHSADPPAPGWAGACRAAYCSGYAEVSGVDPRTDPVLLRACETDKAIYEVVYEARHRPDWLSVPLSAVRRLAEDDGAPPSPPPPLTSPSSRRPHP; encoded by the coding sequence ATGTCGGAATCCGTCAGCCGTACCCTCACCTCGTCTCCGGGACTTCTCGCGTCCCTTGATCCGCTGTTGCGGGAGTGGCTGCCACGGCAGCGGTGGTTCGCCGGGAAAGGACGTCCGGTCACCGGGTTCTCGCTGGTCAGCGCGGTCGAGCTGCTGCCGTCCGACAGCAGGCTCGGGCTGTACCACCTGGTGGTGCGCGCAGAGCAGTCACCCGTGCCCGGCGACTGCTACCAGCTCCTCATAGGTGTGCGCGAGGCGCTGCCGCCCCGGCTGGCGCCCGCGCTGATCGGCCATGTGGAAGAGGGCCCGCTCGCCGGACGCACGGTGTACGAGGCCCTGTACGACCCCCGGCCCGCCGAGGTGCTCCTGGAGGCGCTGCGCACCCAGGCCCGCATCGGCGGGCTCCTCTTCGAGCGGGATCCCGACCAGGAGATCCGCCCCGGTCTGGTGCCGCGGATGGTGACCGCCGAGCAGTCCAACTCCTCGATCGTCTACGGCGACACCTTCATCCTGAAGCTGCTGCGCCGGGTCGTCCCGGGCGTCAACCCCGACCTGGAGCTGCCGCTCGCGCTGGCCCGCGAGGGCTGCCCCCGGGTACCGCCGCCGACGGCGTGGATACGGGCGGAGCTGGCCGGGGACCCGTACGTCCTCGGGGTGCTCCAGCCCTTCGTGCAGGGTGCCTCGGACGGCTGGGAGCTGGCGCTGCGCGAGCTGGCCAAGGGCGAGGACTTCGCCGTGGAGGCGCGGGCGCTCGGGCGGGCCACCGCGGAGGTGCACACCGCGCTCGCCCGCACGCTGCCCACGGTCACTCTCGGCCACACCCAGCTGGAGCTGATGACCGCGGGCATGGTGGAGCGCCTGGAGGCGGCCACGCAGGCGGTGCCCGCGCTGCGGCCGTACGCCCCCGGGCTGCGGTCCACGTTCGAGGCGCTGGCCGCGCTGGCGGCCGAGGGCCGCACCTGGACCGCCCAGCGGGTGCACGGCGATCTGCATCTGGGCCAGTGCCTGCGCTCGCCCGCCGGTCAGTGGTGGCTGATCGACTTCGAGGGCGAACCGGCCAAGTCACTCACGGAACGGCGGCTGCCGCAGCCCCCGTTGCGGGACATCGCCGGGATGCTGCGCTCCTTCGACTACGCGGCCCACTCCGCCGACCCGCCGGCACCGGGCTGGGCCGGGGCCTGCCGGGCCGCGTACTGCTCCGGTTACGCCGAGGTCTCCGGCGTCGATCCCCGTACCGATCCCGTGCTGCTGCGGGCGTGCGAGACGGACAAGGCGATCTACGAGGTCGTGTACGAGGCCCGCCACCGCCCCGACTGGCTCTCGGTACCGCTGTCGGCCGTACGCCGTCTCGCCGAGGACGACGGCGCACCTCCCTCTCCCCCTCCCCCGCTCACCTCACCCTCGTCGAGGAGGCCCCACCCGTGA